The Brassica napus cultivar Da-Ae chromosome C7, Da-Ae, whole genome shotgun sequence genomic interval ataaatgtGGAAACTCACCTCAATGGCATCATCCTTGTCTTTGAGGCTTTGATCCTTTTCATGAGAGGTTTTCCTCACAGAAACTACTTCTTTCTGCAGCACATCATACAAAACACGCGGGACACTATCCTcacttgctgctgctgctgcaggGTTTTCACTTTGTGGCTTCTCCTCCGAATCCTTAGACTCATCAGAAGAAGCCTTGTTGAAAGAATAATTCCCAGGTCCGTTTAAGAGTGCTTTGCCCCTGTCCAAGGATCTTGTGCCTCCATCAAACGACTTAGATGTTCCTTTAGCGTTCTTCAACACAGAAGTTGAGTTAATCGACAAGGAATGTCGCATCTGAAAACTTGGAGCTTTCTTTGGAAAAGAACCGTTTGATGGAAGTCTTTGTAAGTTGTCAGATCCACCAAGTGACTGTCTGCGAGAGGGTCCGTTACTCATGCTTCTTGTCTCGGATAAGTTTCTGGTAGTGGTGGTGCTGCTGCTGCTTGAAGTTCCTTTAAGTGTCTCCTCAAGCACTTTAAGCCTCTGTTCAAACTTTTCCTGGTAATTgcattaaacaaatatttttacttgATGTGTTATGTAACAAGATTAAATTGGATTTTGACCTGAactttacaaaattatttttggttaataaaatttaagcttgtataataaaatataattatttaatctaattttatattttaagtattatacataattaatatattttgttttgaacataatttatgtattttttgttaaaattttatatagagTAATAAATgatccaaaatatattaaatgagaatgCATAAAATCCATTACTTTTAACTGTGCTTCTGATTTAGCAGCTCGATCTGTTATGGCAAGCTTGTCACGAAGTTGCTGCATTTCTCCCTGCAAAGAGTAGAGAATCAAGATGTGAGAATGTTGACATGGCTGTGTCTTGCTCACTGCAAAGATGTTTGCATCCTAAGAGTCTAGGAGAGGGGATTAAACCTGTAGAAACCTTCTTTCTTCAAGCCATTGCTTCACAGGCATCACTTTATCGTTACCATCTTTCCACTCATTTGCTACCACCGTGGCAACTCTGTTTGCTGTAACCTTCGCACGTGCAAGCTCCCTGTGAAGTGTTTTCCGCTCTTCCTAAAAGATACAGCAAGAACAAATCCTTCATTAATAGGCAAGAAACTAAAGACTTTATGGCTCTTTGTGAAGTGTAATTACTAACATTCATCTCTTGGACTTTCCTTTGGTAATCCCTCACTGCATTTGCGGTAGCACCACCTGCGAGAACAGCCTCTTCCAGCTCTCGAACTGTCTGAGTCAGCTTCTCCACTTCAGCAACCTTCTGTCTATGCATTTTgtctattattttgttttcttcctaaaaccaaaaaaataatgatataattAATCAGATTGTTGCCACATGACATGTAATAAGATGAATACTAGAGAACCTGACAGATCTCTATTTGTTTCATCAACTCCTGGTTCTTGTTTTGAAGATCATCAACCATTGCTGCTTTTGCCAGGGAGCCTTCAACGGTCCTCTCAGCATCAAGTAAGGCAGCTTCTTTTGATTTAGTCAGACGGTCCAAAGCCCTGTTGCTGTTATCTTCTTGAAGCTTCCCAATCTATCCAAGGCAGATAATGAGTCACTAGCAAATTAGAGATTTATAAGGTAAATGGAAATACCTCTGATCGTGCAAGCTTAAGTTCAGCTTCAAATGGAGCCAGAATAGCTTCAATGGGAGGCATGTCATCATCCTTTTGAGCAGCATGGACCCTTCTTAAGGTGGCTTCAGCAGCAAACTGAGCAGCCATTGATGCTTTCTTCTCTTCATTGATTTTCTTGATTTCTTGATTCTGCACCATGGATAATATATCATACGTCTAAAGTCATATAAACAAAATGGAAGGGGTAACATAATCGAGCTTAAGGAAAGATTATTGAGCAATACTTTGCTTTGGAGAATGGACTCGGTCAACTTGAGCTTCTCTCCTAACTTGGCAAGCTCCTCTGTAAGCTaatattcccaaaaaaaaaaaatcaacttagACCAAGAAAGAGAATGTATACTAAGTCTCTGACATTTTTAAGACAAAAAGTCAAAGAGCAAACACATGATGTCATAACtgatcaaacaagaagtggcagtaaaaaaacacatgatgtaataataatttcaaacctcttcaacagctttctctctctgtctctcagACAACCTTAACGCTTTGATTTCTGCGTGTGCTTCCCCTAACTCTCGACCTTTATCTGCAtcagaaaaaaacaaatcaggaagaagcaaaaaaaacaaaaagcagAATCGGACAAGTAAAGATCGAGCAAGTATCTGTTTAACCTCTAACTTCGTTCTCAAGTCGATTAAGCTCAACCTTCACTGGATCCGAGCCATGAAGCAGAGTGATGAGCTCATTGTCGGCCGCTGCTTCGAAGCTCGGCCTAATTGGCCTTCGCGTCGACGAGCTTTTTCCTCCCCCGCTCTCCTTGTAAGACGCCGACACCGTCAGTGATGGATACGTCGCCGTTGCATCTCCGTCACCGGAAACATCCGACATCTCCGATCAGATCACTTATAATCCAAAATGCTACAGACTGATATATGCCAACCAAAAGAGTATCAGCACTGCACTAAGCTGAATAATGCTGAgctcaagagagagagagagtaatgaCATACAAATGCTCTTTTGTTTTCAGATTAGGAGACACACGAGGAGAGAATGATGCTAtaatctagagagagagagagagagagagagagttgagaACTCTTTcgttttcttcctcttctttatttttctagtGCGAGATGAAAATGAAATTAGGGAGAAGAGAAATTTAAATGATGATGTTACagttgtctctctctctttcggtTAGATTTGACAAGACACGAGAGGATGACGGAGGTTTATATAATTAATCCATTATCTCTTAGCTTAATCAATGAGTTTGAACATGCTACTTTTCAGATTAGTCAATAAACTAAGTTTCAAAATCGGGATTAGCACTACGTTTTCTACTGTTTTTATTTAGTACTAGCTTACAGTAATTTATGTCGCCAGATCTTTTATAGCTcactatttttgtttgtttttataatataaaagtgATATTAGATGGAATAAATCTGAGTTTTGTAGAATAAAAttctagtttttatatataaaagaagaaaattattGACAACGGTATCCAACTTTccctttaaaaaatattatatcataaGAGTTTGTTTGGAGATTTTATGAAAAAGTTGTTTTTcgtttaatttaataaatattttaagtttttctgTAAGATAGAAAAAAATTCTcttcaaaaaacaaatataattatagaagAGAGAACACCattcagtttttattttatgtaactatttaatattataagcgGTTTATATTAtatagggctttttgcaaaagtgactcaaaacttggagtcaaacagaaaactaaccttttattttgactccttttttttttgagattttaaccccacacctgcattttatctacgaaaatgccataaacattttttttttttttttcgaaaatggcttctttactgtctcaacctcatcttcttcaagtatttacaatattgccattgcaatgaatagtggcaacaaccttgtacgaactgtttggagcttttaatgccctttaatgcacgtaaatctctttacactctctctgtttcaattgttatgaactaaaaacaacatttctttcactttctctctatattcatccaaaaaactcaagtttttgattcaaaatatgggctatggttgacagagccatatttctttcgtttggacttacggttgctttcgtttgaggttctgggtggttggagaagaccctgtgtgcaaacgaagtcatctcacctagtttaaggtacgaatttgaattttttttcaagatctgttcgcgtagaagacttactagtaagtcatctgtatgtagaagacttactgatgagtcttctggtcaaacggacgacttaaattaagtcgtccagctttgtttgttaaaaaaaaaacactccagacgacttatatatacgtcgtctacgagaaacgggctagttttgcatttgaccgaatcgtgtcagatctttgactatttctggacgacttataattcagtcgtctctgggaaagttaaaatttcaatattttatgaaaacttgacgacttacgtgtaagttgtcctaggttagttttgtaattgaaaaataaaacttcataatttaactttaaccagacgacttaatataaagtcgtccctccagaagacttaatttaaagtcgtccggggaaagcaaagtcgtccagaattttttccaattttctggtcaaaccttgcttatcccggacgaccttaaattaagtcgtttagctggacgactttcatctaagtcggctggagaaagttaaatttcaagttttattttccaattacaaaactaacctaggacgacttacacgtaagtcgtcaagttttcataaaatattgaaattttaactttcccagagacgactgaattataagtcgtccagaaatagtcaaagatctgacacgattcggtcaaatgcaaaactagcccgtttctcgtagaagacttatatataagtcgtctgaagttttttttttatgctatagctgctggaatacatgctggtttgcatatctccacacttgtatgtccactgtactcaaagaattatctgtatgcaggatactcagagaatatatatcctatcgtgtcacaacatattgaggaacgagaatgctttcctccagaactaaagcgtggtcgggggagaccgaagaaatcaagatggcaatcttggttggagctatctaggatgagaggacacaaacccaggaagaaacacagggcacggagatgctcaaactgcaaggaaactggccatacgaaaccacaatgtacacaaccagttgactagttgtccagacgacctaaatttaagtcgtccagtcttgattacccgtccagacgactaaatttttagtcgtccagtgtattttatttttagacgaccttctactatcccttcaagtgtattttatttttagactaccttctactatcccttcaagtcgtccaaaccttctagacgacttatttgtaagtcgtccagttggaaaaccttccagacgacttataataagtcgtccaaaccttctagacgacttatttgtaagtcgtccagttggaaaaccttccagacgacttatttcttccagacaacttatatatttacaaatctatacaaagacaagctgaaatacaaatacttcgcttgttaaaaaatcatgttcaaatacaaagacaagttcaaatacaaacacaaatctaatcatacatgcccacgaacttatcaccatccacattttctttcagatgctgatcaacaagctccttccatatatccaccgccatattatccctcattttctttgcgttgcacctagcaaagtctttagggtcaaaggagaccccaagagcatgacattcaatgtactttacagcgtacacgccacaatcaccattgttggccgtgggtacacctttcagcggtctctcatatgtgtatggctccaacccgtatttgacccgtatttcgtcggtggctgcgcactcaacaagcagataagggaccatctggagaaaagaatccattatcgcatcccatgcgtctggtacactagatgaaggtatgctgtcccagacgactatgtgcctcttagggatcgatatccaaatagcaacccaatgcttgtcgtccaagttcactggcgcatagataacATCAatgtccccccccccccccccccacttcttgtttgattggcaaaatgaaggtattgatccgtcataaaaattcgacgccccaccaggtagaactcttcctaaacctttgtgatcaggttccgatgttttgaagagctgatactgctctctccaagactgggaaaagttgtgatccaggaagcacattcgctcgctcctgaaagcttgtgggttctcctgatacctctgccttagcacattaatccaagcatctatatgctgcatattaaatataacaagttagaagttaccagacgacttaaatataagtcgtctacgtggtcgtccaagtagacgactttccagacgatttatctttaagtcgtctggaaagtagtctacttggacgactttgtagacgacttaaatcgtgtgcagaagactgacgcagtcttccagccatcctctggctgtccggaggaagtggtaccaccttgttggtgatgtacgtggtttgtccttggtcttagttaaataatgactgcaaacaaaaaagcaatcagttttggacgactaaatcaagctattatggggaaagcaatcacttacggatcagttttcaaccaatcagcgagttccttcaacttatctttgtttactggcggaaatggattataggctgccactttatctttttttttctctgccgtataaggagatctcacagtgggagcaggtttcttcggtcgtttactctttgcacgcttgtccaatacaaccaggctcggttctgaaacttgatcgcttggctcggtggaagcgaggctcggttgttgatcggtggaagcgaggctcggttggtgatcggtggaagtgacagcaacaatctctttggaggtgacaccatctgctttatcctccggcaagatcttatttaccgagttcgcctcggttgctgtatcatccggcaaccatctctgcaataaaagagctttcttttgaggaggaggaggctgctgctgtttcttttgaggaggaggaggctgctgtttggtttgatgaggaggaggctggttactaaccacggtttcattggcatgaggggtagcctgtttgtttctacccccggtttctttggcaagaggggtaggctgtttatcttgaggggtagcctgattgtttctacccccggtttctttggcaagaggggtaggctgtttatcttgaggggtagcctgattggttagaggtggaggggtagcctgattggtgacaccaaccttcttctccacagcttccaatctatcggacaacttcctaaactccctcatgcacttattaaacccttttttcatgcagtcagctacgcccttgaacataatttccaactcctctctggtcacccctctagcctcttctctagcctcttcactagccactttaggagcctctttacgagctttcttccgaggtcttggattgtcttcctcctcctcctcctcctcctccaacacaaccatctctttggccttcttcgatggagtcacaaccttaggttttgtattgaccttagtaccagtgacttcccagcaatccatggtccacttccacggtctccgctcatacatgactttaatgatgttctccgcgggcaggtcctcaacctcagagt includes:
- the LOC106430658 gene encoding microtubule-associated protein 70-2, translated to MSDVSGDGDATATYPSLTVSASYKESGGGKSSSTRRPIRPSFEAAADNELITLLHGSDPVKVELNRLENEVRDKGRELGEAHAEIKALRLSERQREKAVEELTEELAKLGEKLKLTESILQSKNQEIKKINEEKKASMAAQFAAEATLRRVHAAQKDDDMPPIEAILAPFEAELKLARSEIGKLQEDNSNRALDRLTKSKEAALLDAERTVEGSLAKAAMVDDLQNKNQELMKQIEICQEENKIIDKMHRQKVAEVEKLTQTVRELEEAVLAGGATANAVRDYQRKVQEMNEERKTLHRELARAKVTANRVATVVANEWKDGNDKVMPVKQWLEERRFLQGEMQQLRDKLAITDRAAKSEAQLKEKFEQRLKVLEETLKGTSSSSSTTTTRNLSETRSMSNGPSRRQSLGGSDNLQRLPSNGSFPKKAPSFQMRHSLSINSTSVLKNAKGTSKSFDGGTRSLDRGKALLNGPGNYSFNKASSDESKDSEEKPQSENPAAAAASEDSVPRVLYDVLQKEVVSVRKTSHEKDQSLKDKDDAIEMLARKVETLTKAMDVEAKKMRREVAAMEKEVAAMRVEKDQDNRAKRFPNSNSSSNTAQILAARAAGRSSLTKSTQ